The following proteins are encoded in a genomic region of Triticum dicoccoides isolate Atlit2015 ecotype Zavitan chromosome 1B, WEW_v2.0, whole genome shotgun sequence:
- the LOC119334663 gene encoding 1-acyl-sn-glycerol-3-phosphate acyltransferase LPAT1, chloroplastic-like isoform X2 translates to MGTRAASPSMGTLVWLRPIAAPAVPAGPSAAHVVAGGGVKGRPRRVSVASRCPNPRVLQAGRCRWLVVRSGVTAAAAAADDPEDSSGLSDLQVASRIRGVFFYTVTAVAAIFLFIAMVVIHPLVLLFDRHRRRAQHYIAKIWATLTVSMFYKLEVEGMENLPPNSSAAVYVANHQSFLDIYTLLTLGRCFKFISKTSIFMLPIIGWAMYLLGVIPLRRMDSRSQLDCLKRCVDLLKRGASVFFFPEGTRSKDGKLGIFKRGAFSVAVKTGVPVIPITLLGTGKLMPPGMESNLNSDHGT, encoded by the exons ATGGGGACGCGTGCGGCGAGTCCGTCCATGGGGACGCTCGTCTGGCTGAGGCCGATCGcggccccggccgtccccgccggTCCCTCCGCCGCGCACG TGGTGGCTGGCGGTGGTGTAAAAGGCCGGCCTCGGCGGGTGTCCGTGGCGTCCCGCTGCCCGAACCCGCGCGTGCTCCAGGCGGGGAGGTGCCGGTGGCTGGTTGTCAGGTCGGGTGTCACCGCCGCTGCAGCCGCCGCAGATGACCCCGAGGATTCGTCGGGGCTATCAG ATCTGCAAGTGGCTTCGAGGATCAGAGGGGTCTTCTTCTACACGGTGACTGCTGTTGCGGCGATCTTTTTGTTTATAGCTATGGTTGTGATTCATCCACTTGTGCTCTTGTTTGACCGACACCGTAGGAGAGCTCAGCACTATATTGCAAAGATTTGGGCTACTTTGACAGTTTCTATGTTCTACAAGCTTGAAGTCGAGGGAATGGAGAATCTACCTCCCAATAGTAGCGCTGCTGTCTATGTTGCTAACCATCAGAGCTTCTTGGATATCTATACCCTTCTAACTCTAGGAAGGTGCTTCAAATTTATAAGCAAGACTAGTATCTTTATGCTTCCAATTATTGGGTGGGCAATGTATCTCTTGGGTGTCATTCCTTTACGACGTATGGACAGCAGGAGCCAGCTG GACTGTCTTAAACGGTGTGTGGATTTGTTGAAAAGGGGGGCGTCTGTATTTTTCTTTCCAGAGGGGACTCGAAGTAAAGATGGAAAGCTAGGTATATTCAAG CGAGGAGCATTTAGTGTCGCTGTGAAGACTGGCGTTCCTGTCATACCTATTACCCTTCTCGGGACAGGGAAACTGATGCCTCCTGGAATGGAAAGCAACCTTAATTCAG ATCATGGAACCTAG
- the LOC119334663 gene encoding 1-acyl-sn-glycerol-3-phosphate acyltransferase LPAT1, chloroplastic-like isoform X1 — MGTRAASPSMGTLVWLRPIAAPAVPAGPSAAHVVAGGGVKGRPRRVSVASRCPNPRVLQAGRCRWLVVRSGVTAAAAAADDPEDSSGLSDLQVASRIRGVFFYTVTAVAAIFLFIAMVVIHPLVLLFDRHRRRAQHYIAKIWATLTVSMFYKLEVEGMENLPPNSSAAVYVANHQSFLDIYTLLTLGRCFKFISKTSIFMLPIIGWAMYLLGVIPLRRMDSRSQLDCLKRCVDLLKRGASVFFFPEGTRSKDGKLGIFKRGAFSVAVKTGVPVIPITLLGTGKLMPPGMESNLNSGAVKVIIHRPIEGNDAEKLCSDARNVIADTLLLHGYGVH, encoded by the exons ATGGGGACGCGTGCGGCGAGTCCGTCCATGGGGACGCTCGTCTGGCTGAGGCCGATCGcggccccggccgtccccgccggTCCCTCCGCCGCGCACG TGGTGGCTGGCGGTGGTGTAAAAGGCCGGCCTCGGCGGGTGTCCGTGGCGTCCCGCTGCCCGAACCCGCGCGTGCTCCAGGCGGGGAGGTGCCGGTGGCTGGTTGTCAGGTCGGGTGTCACCGCCGCTGCAGCCGCCGCAGATGACCCCGAGGATTCGTCGGGGCTATCAG ATCTGCAAGTGGCTTCGAGGATCAGAGGGGTCTTCTTCTACACGGTGACTGCTGTTGCGGCGATCTTTTTGTTTATAGCTATGGTTGTGATTCATCCACTTGTGCTCTTGTTTGACCGACACCGTAGGAGAGCTCAGCACTATATTGCAAAGATTTGGGCTACTTTGACAGTTTCTATGTTCTACAAGCTTGAAGTCGAGGGAATGGAGAATCTACCTCCCAATAGTAGCGCTGCTGTCTATGTTGCTAACCATCAGAGCTTCTTGGATATCTATACCCTTCTAACTCTAGGAAGGTGCTTCAAATTTATAAGCAAGACTAGTATCTTTATGCTTCCAATTATTGGGTGGGCAATGTATCTCTTGGGTGTCATTCCTTTACGACGTATGGACAGCAGGAGCCAGCTG GACTGTCTTAAACGGTGTGTGGATTTGTTGAAAAGGGGGGCGTCTGTATTTTTCTTTCCAGAGGGGACTCGAAGTAAAGATGGAAAGCTAGGTATATTCAAG CGAGGAGCATTTAGTGTCGCTGTGAAGACTGGCGTTCCTGTCATACCTATTACCCTTCTCGGGACAGGGAAACTGATGCCTCCTGGAATGGAAAGCAACCTTAATTCAGGTGCAGTAAAAGTCATTATTCACCGTCCAATTGAAGGGAATGATGCAGAGAAATTATGTTCCGACGCAAGGAATGTGATAGCAGACACTCTTCTTCTACATGGTTATGGAGTGCACTAA